Proteins from a single region of Synechococcus sp. WH 8109:
- a CDS encoding aldehyde oxygenase (deformylating) — protein sequence MTTLNAPEAPVLEGQDALPDFTTEAYKDAYSRINAIVIEGEQEAHDNYISLGTLIPDQAEELKRLARMEMKHMKGFTSCGRNLGVEADLPFAKKFFEPLHGNFQAAFKEGKVVTCLLIQALLIEAFAISAYHIYIPVADPFARKITEGVVKDEYTHLNYGQEWLKANFEASKDELFEANKANLPLIRSMLEDVAADAAVLHMEKEDLIEDFLIAYQEALGEIGFTSRDIARMAAAALAV from the coding sequence ATGACTACCCTCAATGCACCTGAAGCACCCGTGCTGGAGGGCCAGGACGCACTGCCCGATTTCACAACCGAGGCATACAAAGACGCCTACAGCCGGATTAACGCCATCGTTATCGAGGGCGAACAGGAAGCCCACGACAACTACATCTCCCTGGGCACGCTGATCCCAGATCAAGCCGAGGAACTTAAGCGTTTGGCCCGGATGGAAATGAAGCACATGAAGGGCTTCACCTCCTGCGGACGCAACCTCGGGGTTGAAGCCGATCTTCCCTTCGCCAAGAAGTTTTTTGAACCCCTTCACGGCAATTTTCAGGCCGCTTTTAAGGAGGGCAAGGTGGTCACCTGCCTGCTGATTCAGGCCCTGCTGATCGAAGCATTCGCCATTTCGGCCTATCACATCTATATCCCTGTGGCCGATCCCTTCGCCCGCAAAATCACTGAGGGTGTGGTGAAGGACGAATACACCCACCTCAACTACGGCCAGGAATGGCTGAAGGCCAACTTCGAGGCCAGCAAGGACGAACTATTCGAGGCCAACAAAGCCAACCTTCCCCTCATCCGCTCGATGCTGGAAGACGTGGCTGCTGATGCTGCCGTCCTTCACATGGAGAAGGAAGATCTGATCGAAGACTTCCTGATCGCTTACCAGGAAGCTTTGGGTGAAATCGGCTTCACCTCCCGCGACATCGCCCGCATGGCCGCAGCAGCGCTTGCTGTTTGA
- a CDS encoding creatininase family protein encodes MDQLRKRFDQLTWPEASRAASQPGATVIWPFGACEQHGPQLPLSTDAVFAEGILDSVLRGLEPALPIWRLPCQAIGFSPEHQNFPGTLSLSAPLLLDLVDQVGTQLAAMGLQRLVLFNAHGGQIGLLQVAARQLRACCPSLAVLPCFLWSGVEGVADLLPEQELAHGLHAGQAETSLMLQMAPELVGSARPVDGRPAQGSAQDPPAGWSLEGAAPCAWLTDDLSATGVIGDARQASADLGRCLQDRLIKHWQERFQTLLASDWPPTQSLLTKSSNITPKS; translated from the coding sequence ATGGACCAGCTCCGCAAGAGATTTGATCAGCTGACGTGGCCCGAGGCCAGCCGTGCTGCCAGCCAACCTGGTGCCACGGTGATCTGGCCGTTTGGAGCCTGTGAGCAACACGGCCCCCAACTGCCGCTTTCGACGGACGCTGTTTTTGCTGAGGGCATCCTCGATTCAGTGTTGCGTGGGCTTGAGCCAGCTCTGCCAATTTGGCGACTGCCGTGTCAGGCCATCGGCTTTTCGCCTGAGCACCAAAACTTTCCTGGCACCCTCAGCCTTTCAGCTCCTCTGCTTCTGGATCTGGTCGACCAGGTGGGCACGCAGCTGGCGGCGATGGGGTTGCAGCGCCTGGTTCTGTTCAACGCCCATGGCGGCCAGATCGGTTTGCTCCAGGTGGCAGCCCGACAGCTGCGCGCTTGCTGCCCATCGTTGGCGGTTCTGCCCTGCTTCCTCTGGAGTGGTGTGGAGGGGGTGGCTGATTTGTTGCCTGAGCAGGAGTTGGCCCATGGACTTCATGCCGGCCAAGCCGAAACCAGCTTGATGCTGCAGATGGCCCCAGAGCTGGTTGGATCCGCCCGCCCGGTGGATGGACGTCCAGCGCAGGGCTCCGCCCAGGACCCTCCAGCGGGCTGGAGTCTCGAAGGGGCGGCGCCCTGCGCTTGGCTCACCGACGACCTCAGCGCGACGGGAGTGATCGGGGATGCGCGCCAGGCCTCCGCTGATCTGGGACGTTGCCTGCAAGATCGCTTGATCAAGCACTGGCAGGAGCGTTTTCAAACCCTTTTGGCCAGTGACTGGCCACCCACGCAAAGTCTCCTAACCAAATCGTCCAACATCACGCCCAAGTCCTGA
- a CDS encoding S1 RNA-binding domain-containing protein, whose amino-acid sequence MPAAGSPQPNRPKAPKPAATKPLQVMQINRREEQEKLAREAAEARAAAEAAAEKARILEERAGLATPPRPVQQDPTSSPRTDDDALFDMGGMEGMTMADLMGAPDQQPKKEQRNQPRSVDDFDFDEEAFLAALDENAPVGTTGEVIKGTVIGIESDGVYVDIGGKAPGYMPKSEAGLGVVTNFRERFPKGLEVEVLVTREQNADGMVTISCRALELRKSWDRVKELDKQGKVVQVIVNGFNRGGVTCDLEGLRGFIPRSQLQNGENHQEFVGKTLGVAFIEVNSETRKLVLSEKRAAVAERFQDLEVGQLVEGQVAAVKPYGLFIDLGGISGLLHQSAITNGSLRSIREVFDQGDRVSALITELDPGRGRIGLNTALLEGPPGELLIEKDKVMAEAADRASRAQNTLKQQEQSAG is encoded by the coding sequence ATGCCCGCAGCCGGCAGTCCGCAGCCCAACCGCCCCAAGGCACCCAAGCCGGCAGCGACGAAACCGCTGCAGGTAATGCAGATCAACCGCCGTGAAGAGCAGGAAAAGCTGGCTCGTGAGGCGGCTGAAGCACGGGCAGCAGCAGAGGCTGCGGCGGAAAAGGCACGCATCCTTGAGGAACGGGCGGGTCTCGCCACCCCTCCGCGACCGGTCCAGCAGGACCCCACCTCTTCTCCAAGAACGGATGACGACGCTCTGTTCGACATGGGCGGCATGGAAGGCATGACCATGGCCGACCTGATGGGCGCGCCTGATCAACAACCCAAAAAGGAGCAGCGCAATCAGCCGCGCAGTGTGGATGACTTCGATTTCGATGAAGAAGCCTTCCTCGCCGCCCTGGACGAGAACGCTCCGGTTGGCACCACTGGTGAGGTGATTAAGGGCACGGTGATCGGCATCGAAAGCGATGGCGTGTACGTGGATATCGGCGGCAAAGCCCCCGGCTACATGCCCAAGAGCGAGGCAGGCCTGGGCGTTGTGACCAACTTCCGGGAGCGCTTTCCCAAGGGCCTGGAGGTTGAAGTTCTGGTGACCCGTGAGCAGAACGCTGATGGGATGGTCACAATCAGCTGTCGCGCTCTTGAGCTGCGCAAGAGCTGGGACCGGGTGAAGGAACTGGATAAACAGGGAAAAGTGGTTCAAGTCATCGTCAATGGCTTCAACCGCGGCGGTGTCACCTGCGATCTCGAAGGGCTGCGCGGCTTCATTCCCCGCTCTCAACTCCAAAACGGTGAAAACCACCAGGAATTCGTGGGCAAGACCCTGGGCGTTGCCTTCATCGAGGTGAATTCGGAGACGCGCAAGCTGGTGCTTTCCGAAAAACGAGCCGCCGTCGCCGAACGCTTCCAGGATCTGGAAGTGGGCCAATTGGTGGAAGGCCAGGTTGCTGCGGTGAAGCCCTACGGCCTGTTCATCGACCTTGGTGGCATCAGCGGACTGCTGCACCAATCAGCCATCACCAATGGCAGCCTGCGCTCGATCCGTGAGGTGTTCGACCAGGGCGACCGCGTTTCGGCCCTGATCACGGAACTGGACCCGGGCCGCGGACGGATCGGCCTCAACACAGCCCTGCTAGAGGGGCCTCCTGGAGAGCTGCTGATCGAAAAAGACAAAGTGATGGCTGAGGCCGCCGATCGCGCCAGCCGCGCCCAGAACACCTTGAAACAGCAGGAGCAATCGGCCGGATGA